GGCGAGGCGCTCGGGGACGTGGAACTCGCCCTGCAGGGCAGCGGGGAACTGGGGGACCGTGAGAATCTGTGCGACGCGCTGGTGTTGCAGGGGCGGGCGCTGCTGGCGCTGGGCGCCCCGTCGGCCCGCGCGACCCTGGAGCGGGCGGCGGCGCTGGCGGACGAACTGGGTGTCACGTTCCGGCAGATCGACGCGCATCAGGAACTCTCGCTGCTGCTGGAGACCCAGGGGGACGCGCCGGGCGCGCTGCACCACTCGCGGCGCGCGGCGGACCTGGAACGGCAGGCGCTGACGGACGTGCTGCAGCGGCGCACGCAGGTGGCGGCCACGCAGATGAAGCTGGAGCAGCTGGCGCACCGCGCCGAGCAGGAGCGGCTGCGCAGCGCGGAACTCACGACCGCGAACGCGGCCCTGCAGCAGGCGCAGGCGCAACTGGCCCATCAGGCGCGGCACGACGCGCTGACCGGGCTGGTGAACCGCGCGGGGTTCGAGGCGGAACTGCATCACGCCGTGACGACCAGCCGCACGCTGGGCGTGCTGTTTATCGACCTCGATCATTTCAAGCAGGTGAACGACACCATGGGGCACGACATGGGGGACCTGCTGCTGATCGAGGTGGCCGAGCGCCTGCGCCGCGCGGTGCGCGAGGGGGATCTGGTGGCGCGGCAGGGTGGGGACGAGTTCACGGTCCTGCTGCGCGGCGTGCGGTCCCACGAGGAGGCGGAACTGGCCGCGCAGCGTCTCCTGGGGGCGCTGTGCGCGCCGGTGTGGCTGGGTGGGCGCGAGTGGGCGGTCACGGCGTCCATCGGGGTGGCCGTGGCGCCCGATGACGGCGAGGACGTCCGCACGCTGCAGAAGAACGCGGACCTGGCGATGTATCACGCCAAGCAGGACCGGCACGCGGTCCGGCGGTTCCACGCGGATCTCAGTGCGTCGGCGCTGGAACGCATGGAGCTGGAACAGGCGCTGCGGGTCGCGCTGGACCGCGAGGAGTTCTGCCTGCACTACCAGCCGATCGTGGACGCCGCGACGGGCGAGGTGCGGGCGCTGGAGGCGCTGGTGCGCTGGCAGCACCCGCAGCTGGGGCTGGTGCCGCCGGGCCGGTTCATTCCGCTGATGGAGGGCACGGACCTGATCGTGCCGCTGGGCGCGTGGGTGCTGCGCGAGGCGGCGCGTCAATTGCAGGTGTGGCGCCGCAACCGGCCCGAGCTGCGCGTGTCGGTGAACGTCGCGCCGCGTCAGCTGGCGCAGCCGGAATTCGCGGAGGTGGTGCGCGGGGTGCTGGCGGAGTTCGGTTTGGACCCGCAGGCGCTGATGCTGGAGGTCACGGAGGGAGCGGTGTTCGGCGGGACCGGCGGTGACGACAACGCCGAGCGGGTGGCGGGCCTGGGGTTGCCGCTGGCGCTGGATGATTTCGGCAGCGGGTACTCCAGCATCAGCCGCCTGCACCGCCTGCCGGCGCAGTGGTTGAAGATCGACCGGTCCCTCATCGAGGATCAGGACGCGCCGCCGCCGGCGCGGTCGTCGCGGCCGATCGTGCGGGCGCTGATCACGTTCGCGCACGAGGCGGGCGTGCAGGTCGTCGCCGAGGGCGTCGAGCGGCCCGAGCAGTGGCGGGACCTGCGCGAGTGGGGCTGCGACCTGATCCAGGGGTTCTACGTCTCTCGTCCGGCGGCGCCGGATGATCTGGTGTGGGGACCGTTCGGGCCTGGAACGTCAGGGCAGGCGGACTGACCACCCGTCCGGCGTGACCTGCACGGCGTCCGCGGGCAGGTCGATCGTCAGGGTGGGTGTGTGGACCAGCCAGCGTCCGTCCTCACGGTGCGGGGTGGGGAGGTCCCTCAGGGTGACCTCCTGCACGCTGAACAGGTCCGGGCCGCGTGTCAGGGCGGGGTGGCCCACCGTGAGCACCTGGGCGCCGGGGCCGCGCACCTGAACGTGCCGGGCGTGCAGGAAGGTGCCCGGTTCTACGGGGTGCAGGTTCATGGGGTCGAAGCCACCCAACCGCAGGCCACCCGCGCTGCTCAGGTGCAGGGTGGGGCCGGGCTGCGCGTGAAAGGCCTCCAGCCGGGCGCGCTGGTCCGCGTGGTGCGCGTCGGCGGCGGCCTGCGCGGCCCGCTGTCGCTGCGGGTGGGGCGCGGCGGGCAGGGGAGACCCGACCTGTCCGGTCAGCAGGTCGGCCAGCGGGCGCCCGGCGAGGACCTCGGCAGGCCAGGGCGTGCCGGTGCGGTCCAGCAGGTGCGCCAGCGCCGCGCCGCTGCGGTAACTCCAGAAGCGCGGGGTCTGCTGAGGCGCCGCGTCCGGGTCGAGGTCGGGGTGGTCTCCCAGGAAGCGCGTCTCGACGTACTGGGCGAGGCCCTCGGTGGTCTCCATGCGGGTCTCGAACGTGCGGTGATCCGCGTTCAGCCGCGCGTGCCGCTGCGTGCGCCAGTGCAGGGCGTGCCGCGCCGGGGTGATCCAGTCCCCGTCCCCCGCGTGCAGGGCCAGTCGCAGCCAGTGGGTCTCCTCGGCGCGGGCGTGGCGGATGTCCGCGTCGGCCGGGTAGGTGAGTGCGGCGAGTTCCAGGGCGGGCCACGCGGGGGACGGCGTGGCGCCCTGGTACACGTGGAAGGCCTCGTGAATCAGTGTGGCGGCCAGCGTCCGCGCCGCCTGCGCGGGTTCGGTCGGCAGCGGCAGGTCAGGCAGCAGCACGCCCGCCGCAATCAGCCCGCCGGGCAGGGTGACGGCGGTGTGCGCGCTCAGTGCCGGGTGGCGGCCCGGCCACACCCACGCGCCGTCCACCTGCGTCCAGCCGTCGCTGCCCGGATCGGCGTGGTGCAGCCACGTGTGCGTGCCGTCGAAGGTCAGCAGCGGCGTCCGCTCTGGCGTGAAGCCGGGCCACAGGTGGGGGCGCTGTGCGATCAGGGGCAGGGCGTCACGCAGGATGGCGGTGGGGTGCATGGATGCAGCCTGACACGCGTGTGGACCCTGGGGGCGCTCAGGTGGCCTGTGCGTTCAGTCGGCCCTGGGCGCTCTGGCGCCGGCCGGTGGCGGGGGTCAGGGTTCCGGCGCGGCCCAGGCCGAAGGGGGGCATGTCCACGTACACGGTCTCGTAGGCGCCGGGCTGGATCAGGTACGTCTCGTGCCAGATGCCGACGGCGCCGGGGTGGCGGCGGGCGGTCTGGTTGAAGGCCCGCCACGCGGGAAGGTGGGCGTGGTCGCGGGCGTGTGCGTAGGCGTGGAGGTGTTCGGCGCTGCGCCAGTACTGGATCAGGGTGCCGCCGTGGGTCTGGCCGCCCAGCAGGCCCAGTTCGGGACGGGTCTGGAGTTCGCGCAGCATGCGGGGCATGGCGCGGAAGATCGGGAGCCACGCGGGGACGTTCCAGGGTTGGTTGATGCGGGCGCCGATCAGGAACACGGCGAAGGGACCGTCCAGTTCGGCGGTCAGGCGGGTGGGGCGGTGGTCGGGGGTGGATGTGCGGGTCATGGAGCCTCCGGTGCGACCGTCATCATCCAGGGTGAATGGTCTAATCTGGACGGTCTACTCTGATGGTACGCTGCGACCATGCCGGACGCAACCCTGGGCCCCTCCGCCTTCATCGTGTTGGGCTTCCTGAACCACGCGGGACCCGCCACCGCCTACGACCTCAAGCGCTGGGTGGACGACTCGGTCGGTTTTTTCTGGTCCTTCCCGCGCTCGCAGCTGTACGCCGAACCGCAGCGCCTCGTCACGCTGGGCCTGCTGGCCGAGACCCAGGAGGAATCGGGCCGCCGCCGCCGCCTGTACTCCGTCACCGATGCGGGCCGCGCCGCACTGGCCGACTGGCGCCGCAGCCCGGCCGGGATGCCCGAACTGCGCGACCCGGGCCTGCTGCGCATGTTCTTCACGCCCGAGGAGGACCACGCGGCCCTGCGCGCCCTGGCCGCCGGGCAGCTCCGGCAGCATCAGGAACGTCTCGCGACCTACCGCGACATGCTCGGCGGTGAGCCCTGCCCGTGGCCGGAGCGGCCGCCCTTCACCCGCACGCTGCGGATGGGTGAACTGTACGAGCAGGCCTGCCTCACCTTCTGGCAGGAAGTCCTCGACGGACTGCGTCCCGAATAACCGAACGCACGGTGGATCGGGTGAGGTCACCCGCCGACCATCCACCCCCCGGTCTTGCCGTTCCGTGAAGGGCCATGATACCTTTACGTTTGGCTTGTATCAGGCCTGGAGGTTGCGTGGCGAGACGAAAGATGCCGGAACAGCGGGAAAAGCGTAAGAAGGAAGAGTCCGATACCGTGCGGGCCGAGGGCGTGGTCGAAGAGGCGCTGCCGAACACCACGTTCCGCGTGAAGCTCGATACCGGGCACGACATCCTGGCTTACATCAGCGGCAAGATGCGTATTCACTACATCCGCATCCTGCCCGGGGACCGTGTGGTTCTGGAAATCAGTCCCTACGACACGACGCGCGGACGCATCGTCTACCGCAAATAACCCCAGCCGAAGTACCCAACAGATTCCCCACCCGCAGAGGTGGGCGGGGGGTCGAGCGCTGCCAGTCACGCACCCATGATGGGGCGCGCGGCGCGGCGGCGCGAGGAGGAAGCAATGAAAGTTCGTAGCAGTGTCAAAAAGATGTGCGACAACTGCAAAGTGATCCGCCGCCACGGGCGCGTGCTGGTCATTTGCTCCAACGTCAAGCACAAGCAGAGGCAGGGTTAATCATGGCGCGTATTGCTGGCGTTGACCTGCCCCGCGAAAAGCGCGTCGAAATCGCGCTCACCTACATCTACGGCATCGGCCTGACCCGCAGCAAGGAAGTTCTGGAGCGCACCGGCATCAGCCCGGACACCCGCGTCAAGAACCTCAGTGAAGGCGAGCAGAGTACCCTGCGTGAAGCCATCGAGAAGACCTACAAGGTCGAAGGTGACCTCCGCAGCGAAGTCGGCCAGAACATCAAGCGCCTGATGGACATCGGCGCCTACCGCGGCCTGCGTCACCGGCGCGGTCTGCCCGTGCGCGGCCAGCGCACCAAGACGAACGCGCGCACCCGCAAGGGCCCCCGCAAGACCGTCGCCGGCAAGAAAAAGGCCACGAGGAAGTAAGCCATGGCGAAGAGCACCAAAGGCAAGACCCCGCGCCGCGCCCGGCGCAACATCAGCGCTGGCCGCGCATACGTGCACGCCAGCTACAACAACACCATCGTCACCATCACCGACCTCGACGGCAACAGCGTTGCCTGGAGCAGCGGCGGGACGATCGGCTACAAGGGCAGCAAGAAGGGCACCCCCTACGCCGCCCAGCTGGCCGCCGCTGACGCCGTCAAGAAGGCCCAGCAGACCTTCGGCATGAACATTGTCGACGTGATCGTGCGCGGGTCGGGCTCCGGCCGCGAGCAGGCCATCCGCGCCATCCAGGCGTCGGGCATCGAAGTGAAGTCCATCATGGACGACACCCCCGTGCCCCACAACGGCTGCCGCCCCAAGAAGAAGTTCCGCGCCTAACGCGCACGCGCGCGCCCACCTGCCCCGCCTCCACCGCTCACCACACGGTGACGTAAGCCTCACCACAGGCAACGGAGGCGGGCAACAGAGGGCCGCAGACCCGGCCTTCCCCAAGGGGAAGCGCCGCAAGGAGAGTAAGACATGGGTCGTTTCCGTGGTTCCATTACCAAACTCAGCCGCCGCGAAGGCATCAACCTCGCGGAGACCGAAAAAGTCCAGAAGTACCTGGACAAGCGCCCCTACGCGCCCGGCCAGCACGGCCAGCGCCGTGGCCGCGGCCGCCCCAGCGACTACAGCGTGCGTCTGCGTGAAAAGCAGAAACTCGCCCGCCTGTACGGCATTGGCGAGAAGCAGTTCCGTAACCTCTTCGAGGAAGCGGCCAACGTCCCCGGCGTGACCGGCACCGTGTTCCTGCAGCTGCTCGAACGCCGCCTGGACAACGTCGTCTTCCGCATGGGCTTCGCCAGCACCCGCCGCCAGGCCCGTCAGTTCGTCGGCCACGGCCACATCATGGTCAACGGCAAGAAGGTCGACATCGCCAGCTACCGCGTCAAGATCGGCGACGAGATCACCGTCACCGACCTGGGCCGCAAGATCGGCTTCATCCAGGAGAACATGGAAGCGCAGAAGCGCCGCCGCGTGAGCCCCTGGGTCGAACTGGACGCCGAGAACTTCAAGGGCACCTTCTCCCGCCTCCCCGCGCGTGAAGACCTCGCCCTGCCCATCAACGAGAACTTCATCATCGAGTACTACTCGCGCTAAATCAGGAGGCCCCAGTGGATCAAAAGCGCCCTCAACTCAAGGCCCGCGTGGACGGCGATTACGGCGAGTTCGTCCTGGAACCGCTCACGCGCGGTTACGGCGTCACCATCGGGAACCCCATCCGGCGCATCCTGATGTCCTCGATCCCCGGTACCGCGGTCACCAGCGTGTACATCGAGGACGTCCTGCATGAGTTCTCCACCATCCCCGGCGTCAAGGAAGACGTCATCCAGATCATCCTGAACCTCAAGGAACTCGTGGTGAAATTCCACGCGACCGGTCCCAAGACCCTCACCCTGCGCGCGCAGGGCGAAGGCGTCGTCAAGGCCAGCGCCTTCGAGGTCCCCAGCGACGCCGAGATCGTCAACCCTGACCTGGTCATCGCCAACCTCGCCGAGGACGGCAAACTGGTCATGGAAGTGCGCGTCGAGGAAGGCGAAGGCTACGTCCCCGCGGACAAGCACGCCACCAAAGACCGCATCAACTCGATCCCCGTCGACGCCGTGTTCTCCCCCGTGCGCCGCGTGGCGTACCACGTCGAGAACACCCGCGTGGGTCAGCAGACCGACCTGGACCGACTCATCCTGCGCGTCTGGACCGACGGCAGCACCGGCCCCCAGGACGCCCTGGACAAGGCCGTTGAGATCCTGCGTGAGGAACTCACGGTGTTCGGCAACGTGGAAACCCTCCCCGCCGCCGTGCCCGAGTACCAGCAGCCCGTCTACACCCCCGCGCCCACCGCGCCGAACGTGTACGACCTGCCGCCCAGCACCGCCAGCCTGAACCTGAACCCCGGCGACTACCCCGCCGAGATGGACTCCCCCCGCGTGACCCTCGAAGGTCTGGGCCTCACCACCCGCGTGCTGCACTCCCTCAAGGAAGAAGGCATCGACAGCGTGGACGCCCTGTGCGCCCTGTCCGACCGCGACCTGAAAAAGGTTCCCGGCATCGGCGAGCGCAGCCTCGACGAGATCAAGCAGCAACTCGCCCAGTTCGGCCTCGCCCTGCGCGACTGAGCCGACTGACCCCCAAGGAGATACACCATGCGTCACGGTAAAGCCGGTCGCAAGCTCAACCGCAACAGCAGCGCCCGCACCGCCCTGGCCCGCGCCCAGGCGACGGCCCTGCTGCGCGAGGGCCGCATCCAGACGACCCTCACGAAGGCCAAAGAGCTTCGCCCCTTCGTTGAGAAACTGATCACCACCGCCAAGGGCGGCGACCTGCACGCCCGCCGCCTCGTCGCCCAGGACATCCACGACAACGCCGTGCTGCGCAAAGTCATGGACGAAGTGGCCCCCAAGTACGCCGAGCGTCCCGGTGGCTACACCCGCATCCTGCGCGTCGGCACCCGCCGCGGTGACGGCGTCACCATGGCCCTCATCGAACTGGTCTGAACCCCAGACCCCCTGCGCCCGCCCCCACCCACCGGTGAGGGCGGGCCCCTGCTATCCCACGCCGCCGGTCCGGGTCGGGGTCACGGCAGAGGCCCGGCACTTCCCCCACACGGGAGGAGGCACCGGGCCTCACTGCGGAATCAGCGGCGTGGACGGCATCCCTTCCACGCCGCTGACCGCTGCGGTCAGGGCCCGTCGGTGTACACGCGACTGGGGTAGTAGTACCGCTGCAGCATCAGCTTGCCCAGCGCGACCAGCGGCACAGCCAGCAGCGCCCCGGCGAAGCCCAGCAGCGACGCGCCGATCAGAATGGCGACCAGCACCGTGATCGGGTGCAGGTCCGTCGTTCGGCTCAGGATGTACGGACTGAGGAAGTTCCCCTCGATCTGGTTGGCGGCCACGAACACCACGATCACCGCCACGATCTTCAGCCACGCGCCCGGCAGCGTCAGGGCCAGCAGGATCGCCGGGGTGGCGCCGATGATCGGCCCCAGGTACGGCACAATGTTGAACGCGCCCGCCAGGAAGCCGATGGCGGCGGCACTGGGAATCCCCACGATGGTCAGGCCCAGCCACACAAACACCCCGATGAACGACGCGATCAGCAGCTGCCCGCGCACGTACCCGCCGACCGCCGTGCCCACCAGATCAGTGAACTCCAGCACTCGCGGCTGCCAGGGGCGCGGAAAGACGCTCAGCATGGCGGCGTTCACGCGGCTGTAATCGATCATCAGGTAGATGCTCATCAGCAGGATCAGCAGCACCTGCCCCACCACCCCGCCGATGGACACCAGACTGTTCAGCAGCGTCCCGGTGGAGGACAGCGCGTTCTGCAGGATCGGCACGATGTTCTTCCCGAAGTTCTGCACGTAGTCCTGCGCCGCCGTGATCAGCTGCTCGCGGGAGTTCGTCAGGCCCGGCACGCCCCGGTCCGACAGCCACGACGTCACGCGGTCCAGCACGTCGCCCAGCGAACCGATCTGCTCGGGCAGCTTCTGGATCAGCGTGACCAGCTGACCGGACACGGTCGCCAGCAGCAGGCCCGCCAGACTCAGCAGACCCGCGAAGATCAGCACCACGAAGAACACGCCCAGCCCGCGCCGGACCCGGCCGCGTTCCAGCCAGTTCAGCAGCGGATTGGCCAGGTACGCGATCAGGAACGCCACGCCGAAATCGATCAGCACCGTGCGGATCTGACCGATGAACCGCCACAGCACGTAGAAGGCCACGAGAAACACCAGCGCCCGCACCCACGGACTGCGCCAGACGTACTGGAACGCATTCATGGACGGTGGCGGCGCGGAGAACGGAGGGGGAGTGGACCGGGAGGAACGCGACACGCCCCCACTCTACCGGGCGGCACCCCGCCTGCCCCGCCGGAAGTCCGCCGCGCGGACTGTTCAAACCGATTCCGTCTGTTGCGACCCCAGGTCGGCCCGTCACCGGTCGGCCCACTCCGGGCGCGGAACTCGTTTCGGTCGCACTCGCCCGACCGCGTACACCTGCGAGTCTGGATCAAGCGGAGCGAATCTCTGACAGCGGGTTTCAGCTTCATTGAAGGGCCAACAGCACGCCCTTCAATTCCACTTACAACCGCTGTCCTTCTCAGGTGCTCGCTCTGCTCGACTCAGAGGTATTGAGGGATACCCTCAATACCTCTGAACTCTGCTGTGAAAACGCAGCGGTG
The DNA window shown above is from Deinococcus sedimenti and carries:
- a CDS encoding DUF4188 domain-containing protein; translated protein: MTRTSTPDHRPTRLTAELDGPFAVFLIGARINQPWNVPAWLPIFRAMPRMLRELQTRPELGLLGGQTHGGTLIQYWRSAEHLHAYAHARDHAHLPAWRAFNQTARRHPGAVGIWHETYLIQPGAYETVYVDMPPFGLGRAGTLTPATGRRQSAQGRLNAQAT
- the infA gene encoding translation initiation factor IF-1, with the translated sequence MPEQREKRKKEESDTVRAEGVVEEALPNTTFRVKLDTGHDILAYISGKMRIHYIRILPGDRVVLEISPYDTTRGRIVYRK
- the rpsK gene encoding 30S ribosomal protein S11, with amino-acid sequence MAKSTKGKTPRRARRNISAGRAYVHASYNNTIVTITDLDGNSVAWSSGGTIGYKGSKKGTPYAAQLAAADAVKKAQQTFGMNIVDVIVRGSGSGREQAIRAIQASGIEVKSIMDDTPVPHNGCRPKKKFRA
- a CDS encoding PadR family transcriptional regulator, which codes for MPDATLGPSAFIVLGFLNHAGPATAYDLKRWVDDSVGFFWSFPRSQLYAEPQRLVTLGLLAETQEESGRRRRLYSVTDAGRAALADWRRSPAGMPELRDPGLLRMFFTPEEDHAALRALAAGQLRQHQERLATYRDMLGGEPCPWPERPPFTRTLRMGELYEQACLTFWQEVLDGLRPE
- the rpmJ gene encoding 50S ribosomal protein L36 yields the protein MKVRSSVKKMCDNCKVIRRHGRVLVICSNVKHKQRQG
- a CDS encoding DNA-directed RNA polymerase subunit alpha, with the protein product MDQKRPQLKARVDGDYGEFVLEPLTRGYGVTIGNPIRRILMSSIPGTAVTSVYIEDVLHEFSTIPGVKEDVIQIILNLKELVVKFHATGPKTLTLRAQGEGVVKASAFEVPSDAEIVNPDLVIANLAEDGKLVMEVRVEEGEGYVPADKHATKDRINSIPVDAVFSPVRRVAYHVENTRVGQQTDLDRLILRVWTDGSTGPQDALDKAVEILREELTVFGNVETLPAAVPEYQQPVYTPAPTAPNVYDLPPSTASLNLNPGDYPAEMDSPRVTLEGLGLTTRVLHSLKEEGIDSVDALCALSDRDLKKVPGIGERSLDEIKQQLAQFGLALRD
- a CDS encoding putative bifunctional diguanylate cyclase/phosphodiesterase, which produces MEQPQSPRPVRSWLDVDRLNDEADAVLMTSMQQSRELAWSALALATDLGYEAGEARARMLCGYGHFFLAEYPEALRLFGASEAQAARIGASATQTRAVNGQAITFVKQGQYGAAMDRHLRCLQLGQATGDRLAQARSLNNIGNLYLDLREFDTALTYHQEALDLAREIGHDLIRSSASINAALDFHYLDRFEEALALNRETLVRAQERGYRQHEFLLHANIAANLLGLRRPGEALGDVELALQGSGELGDRENLCDALVLQGRALLALGAPSARATLERAAALADELGVTFRQIDAHQELSLLLETQGDAPGALHHSRRAADLERQALTDVLQRRTQVAATQMKLEQLAHRAEQERLRSAELTTANAALQQAQAQLAHQARHDALTGLVNRAGFEAELHHAVTTSRTLGVLFIDLDHFKQVNDTMGHDMGDLLLIEVAERLRRAVREGDLVARQGGDEFTVLLRGVRSHEEAELAAQRLLGALCAPVWLGGREWAVTASIGVAVAPDDGEDVRTLQKNADLAMYHAKQDRHAVRRFHADLSASALERMELEQALRVALDREEFCLHYQPIVDAATGEVRALEALVRWQHPQLGLVPPGRFIPLMEGTDLIVPLGAWVLREAARQLQVWRRNRPELRVSVNVAPRQLAQPEFAEVVRGVLAEFGLDPQALMLEVTEGAVFGGTGGDDNAERVAGLGLPLALDDFGSGYSSISRLHRLPAQWLKIDRSLIEDQDAPPPARSSRPIVRALITFAHEAGVQVVAEGVERPEQWRDLREWGCDLIQGFYVSRPAAPDDLVWGPFGPGTSGQAD
- the rpsD gene encoding 30S ribosomal protein S4, which encodes MGRFRGSITKLSRREGINLAETEKVQKYLDKRPYAPGQHGQRRGRGRPSDYSVRLREKQKLARLYGIGEKQFRNLFEEAANVPGVTGTVFLQLLERRLDNVVFRMGFASTRRQARQFVGHGHIMVNGKKVDIASYRVKIGDEITVTDLGRKIGFIQENMEAQKRRRVSPWVELDAENFKGTFSRLPAREDLALPINENFIIEYYSR
- the rplQ gene encoding 50S ribosomal protein L17, with product MRHGKAGRKLNRNSSARTALARAQATALLREGRIQTTLTKAKELRPFVEKLITTAKGGDLHARRLVAQDIHDNAVLRKVMDEVAPKYAERPGGYTRILRVGTRRGDGVTMALIELV
- the rpsM gene encoding 30S ribosomal protein S13 — its product is MARIAGVDLPREKRVEIALTYIYGIGLTRSKEVLERTGISPDTRVKNLSEGEQSTLREAIEKTYKVEGDLRSEVGQNIKRLMDIGAYRGLRHRRGLPVRGQRTKTNARTRKGPRKTVAGKKKATRK
- a CDS encoding AI-2E family transporter, which translates into the protein MNAFQYVWRSPWVRALVFLVAFYVLWRFIGQIRTVLIDFGVAFLIAYLANPLLNWLERGRVRRGLGVFFVVLIFAGLLSLAGLLLATVSGQLVTLIQKLPEQIGSLGDVLDRVTSWLSDRGVPGLTNSREQLITAAQDYVQNFGKNIVPILQNALSSTGTLLNSLVSIGGVVGQVLLILLMSIYLMIDYSRVNAAMLSVFPRPWQPRVLEFTDLVGTAVGGYVRGQLLIASFIGVFVWLGLTIVGIPSAAAIGFLAGAFNIVPYLGPIIGATPAILLALTLPGAWLKIVAVIVVFVAANQIEGNFLSPYILSRTTDLHPITVLVAILIGASLLGFAGALLAVPLVALGKLMLQRYYYPSRVYTDGP